From Erwinia sp. HDF1-3R, one genomic window encodes:
- the recB gene encoding exodeoxyribonuclease V subunit beta: MKSEALSLDPLKLPLKGERLIEASAGTGKTFTIGLLYLRLLLGLGGEAAASRPLSVEEILVVTFTEAATAELRGRIRANIHQLRIACVRGYAADTMLAALLAQIEDRNQAALRLLAAERQMDDAGIFTIHGFCQRMLNLNAFESGMLFEQQLIEDEFPLRRQAAADFWRRYCYPLSLPVARVMTQMWQGPEQLLATLSPWLNGEAPALKYPADLEESFTERHEKIIGRIDALKTAWLAAGNLHDVIAQSGVDKRSYSSKHLPNWLEKMAQWAAEATEDYAVPKELARFGQRVLLEKTKKGEAPQHPLFDEVDRFLAEPLSLRDLVIARALSEIRFTTQKEKRLNALLGFDDLLGRFDDALQQPGGEALAQAVRSRYPVALIDEFQDTDPQQYRIFRTLYRHQPESALLLIGDPKQAIYAFRGADIFTYMKARSEVSAHYTLDTNWRSSPDMVNSVNQLFSRLENPFLFHEIPFKDVTPAGPNAGLAFSVEGKRQPALRFWLQPGEGTGVSDYQQFMARQCAADIRRWLTAGQQGTALLGRDDDRRPVAASDITVLVRSRGEASIMREALNGLNIPSVYLSNRDSVFTTPEAREMIWLLQAVLAPEQERTLRSALATSIFGLDALTLDALSKDERAWDALVDEFDGYRQRWLKRGVLPMLRELMVKRQIAENLLASESGERRLTDLLHLGELLQEASASLDSEHALVRWLAQEVAQPNGQSASQQLRLESDRHLVKIVTIHKSKGLQYPLVWLPFVANYREAGQGIYHDRQTFQALLDLRDDVESIELAEQERLAEDLRLLYVALTRSVWHCSVGIAPLVKGNRKKEGNSDLHLSAVGYLLQKGEAADAASLRQSLLEMENEAVELVIPGHPDDEPWRPQQAVPDALSSQSVTRQLRDEWRITSYSGLQQHGHSVTFDLLPRLDVDAAGEAQPQLAVQLTPHTFPRGAAPGTFLHGLFENIDFTQPVEEAWLAEQLTSQGHDAAWLPVVQQWLMRILQTPLNETGVTLSQLAPDKRQVELQFYLPIQRLMSAESLDRLIRHYDPLSAACPPLNFQQVQGMLKGFIDLVFIWQGKYYLLDYKSNWLGASGDDYTPQAMALAMQSHRYDLQYQLYTLALHRYLRHRLADYDFEQHFGGVIYLFLRGVDGTASDNGLYRTRPSAEFVNALDALFAGKEREGAWLK; this comes from the coding sequence ATGAAGTCAGAAGCCCTGAGTCTTGATCCCCTCAAGCTCCCGCTTAAAGGGGAAAGGCTGATTGAAGCCTCGGCGGGAACCGGCAAAACCTTTACCATCGGGCTGCTTTACCTTCGTCTGCTGTTGGGGCTGGGGGGGGAAGCCGCCGCCAGCAGGCCGCTGTCGGTCGAAGAGATCCTGGTGGTGACCTTCACCGAGGCGGCAACGGCCGAGCTGCGTGGCCGTATTCGGGCCAATATCCACCAGCTACGCATTGCCTGCGTGCGCGGCTACGCCGCTGACACAATGCTGGCGGCGCTGTTAGCGCAGATTGAGGATCGCAATCAGGCGGCTTTGCGGCTGCTGGCGGCCGAGCGGCAGATGGATGACGCCGGGATATTTACCATCCACGGCTTCTGCCAGCGCATGTTAAATCTGAACGCGTTTGAATCCGGCATGCTGTTTGAGCAACAGCTGATCGAGGATGAGTTTCCGCTGCGCCGACAGGCTGCGGCGGATTTCTGGCGTCGCTACTGCTACCCGCTCTCGCTGCCGGTGGCCAGGGTAATGACGCAGATGTGGCAGGGGCCGGAGCAGCTCCTTGCCACGCTCTCACCCTGGCTGAATGGTGAAGCCCCCGCGCTGAAATATCCCGCCGATTTAGAGGAGTCGTTCACCGAACGCCATGAAAAAATCATTGGGCGGATCGATGCTCTGAAAACGGCGTGGCTGGCGGCAGGAAATCTGCACGACGTTATTGCCCAGTCGGGTGTGGACAAGCGAAGCTACAGCAGTAAGCACTTACCTAACTGGCTGGAGAAAATGGCCCAGTGGGCCGCAGAAGCCACTGAGGATTACGCGGTTCCTAAGGAGCTGGCGCGCTTTGGTCAGCGGGTACTGCTGGAAAAAACCAAAAAAGGCGAAGCGCCACAGCATCCGCTGTTTGACGAGGTGGATCGCTTCCTCGCGGAACCGCTATCGCTGCGTGACCTGGTTATCGCCCGCGCGCTGAGTGAGATCCGCTTCACCACGCAAAAAGAGAAAAGGCTTAACGCCCTGCTGGGGTTTGACGACCTGCTGGGACGGTTTGATGACGCCCTTCAGCAGCCGGGCGGAGAGGCGCTGGCGCAGGCCGTTCGCAGCCGGTATCCGGTCGCGCTGATTGATGAATTCCAGGATACCGACCCGCAGCAGTACCGCATCTTCCGCACGCTTTACCGGCATCAGCCCGAGTCTGCGCTACTGCTGATAGGCGACCCCAAACAGGCTATCTACGCCTTTCGGGGAGCCGATATTTTCACCTATATGAAAGCCCGTAGTGAAGTTAGCGCCCACTATACGCTTGATACCAACTGGCGCTCCTCGCCGGACATGGTGAACAGCGTCAACCAGCTCTTTTCCCGGCTGGAAAATCCTTTTTTGTTCCATGAAATTCCCTTTAAGGACGTCACTCCTGCCGGACCTAATGCCGGACTGGCGTTTAGCGTTGAGGGTAAACGCCAGCCCGCCCTGAGATTTTGGCTTCAGCCGGGCGAAGGAACAGGCGTAAGCGATTACCAGCAGTTTATGGCCCGGCAGTGCGCGGCAGATATCCGCCGCTGGCTGACGGCAGGTCAGCAGGGAACGGCGCTGCTCGGCAGAGACGACGATCGGCGTCCGGTGGCGGCATCGGACATTACCGTTCTGGTGCGCAGCCGCGGTGAAGCGTCCATCATGCGCGAAGCGCTGAATGGCCTGAATATTCCCTCGGTTTATCTCTCCAATCGCGACAGCGTGTTCACCACGCCGGAAGCGCGTGAAATGATCTGGCTGCTGCAGGCGGTGCTGGCTCCCGAACAGGAGCGAACGCTGCGCAGCGCCCTCGCCACCAGCATTTTTGGTCTGGATGCATTAACGCTTGATGCGCTAAGTAAGGATGAGCGCGCCTGGGACGCGCTGGTGGATGAATTTGACGGCTATCGTCAGCGCTGGCTGAAGCGCGGCGTGCTGCCGATGCTGCGTGAACTGATGGTTAAACGCCAGATTGCTGAAAATTTGCTGGCCTCCGAAAGCGGAGAGCGCAGGCTGACCGACCTGCTGCATCTGGGCGAGCTGCTACAGGAAGCCTCCGCGAGCCTGGACAGCGAACATGCGCTGGTTCGCTGGCTGGCGCAGGAGGTGGCCCAGCCTAATGGTCAGTCCGCCAGCCAGCAGCTACGCCTGGAGAGCGATCGCCATTTGGTGAAGATTGTGACTATCCATAAGTCAAAAGGGTTGCAGTATCCGCTGGTGTGGCTGCCGTTTGTTGCTAACTACCGCGAAGCGGGACAGGGAATTTATCATGACCGGCAAACCTTTCAGGCGCTGCTGGATCTGCGTGACGATGTCGAAAGCATTGAGCTGGCCGAACAGGAGCGGCTGGCCGAAGATCTCCGCCTGCTCTACGTCGCGCTGACGCGTTCAGTCTGGCACTGTAGCGTGGGCATTGCGCCGCTGGTAAAGGGTAACCGGAAAAAGGAAGGGAACAGCGACCTGCATCTCAGTGCGGTAGGTTACCTGCTGCAAAAAGGTGAGGCGGCAGATGCGGCCAGCCTGCGTCAGTCTTTACTGGAAATGGAAAATGAAGCCGTTGAGCTGGTTATTCCCGGTCATCCCGATGATGAGCCCTGGCGACCACAGCAGGCGGTGCCGGACGCGCTCAGCAGCCAGTCTGTTACCCGCCAGCTTCGCGATGAGTGGCGCATCACCAGCTATTCAGGCTTGCAGCAGCATGGGCACTCCGTCACCTTCGACCTGCTGCCCAGGCTGGATGTCGATGCCGCGGGCGAGGCACAGCCGCAGCTGGCTGTTCAGCTGACGCCGCATACCTTCCCGCGCGGCGCAGCACCGGGGACATTTCTTCACGGCCTGTTTGAAAATATTGATTTCACCCAGCCGGTTGAGGAGGCGTGGCTGGCTGAACAGCTCACCTCGCAGGGGCACGACGCGGCCTGGCTGCCGGTAGTGCAGCAGTGGCTGATGCGTATTCTGCAAACGCCGCTCAACGAGACCGGGGTGACGCTCAGTCAGCTGGCCCCTGACAAGCGTCAGGTAGAGCTGCAATTTTATCTGCCTATCCAGCGGTTAATGAGCGCGGAGAGTCTTGACCGGCTTATTCGCCACTACGATCCGCTCTCAGCGGCGTGTCCGCCGCTTAACTTCCAGCAGGTGCAGGGCATGCTGAAGGGCTTTATCGACCTGGTCTTCATCTGGCAGGGCAAATACTACCTGCTGGACTATAAATCTAACTGGCTGGGGGCATCCGGCGACGACTACACGCCCCAGGCAATGGCGCTGGCGATGCAGTCCCACCGCTACGATTTACAGTATCAGCTCTATACGCTGGCGCTGCACCGCTATCTGCGCCACCGACTGGCCGACTATGATTTTGAACAGCATTTTGGCGGCGTTATTTACCTGTTCCTGCGGGGCGTGGACGGAACGGCCAGTGACAATGGCCTTTATCGCACGCGGCCATCGGCTGAATTTGTTAACGCGCTGGACGCGTTATTTGCAGGGAAAGAGCGGGAGGGCGCATGGCTAAAATAG
- the ptrA gene encoding pitrilysin: protein MGRYAVWIGTLVVLVNLWSPLSQAQSGWQPIPETIRKSEKDPRQYQAVRLDNGMTVLLVSDPQATKSLAALTLPVGSLENPRNQQGLAHYLEHMLLMGSKRYPQPDNLAEFLKRHGGSHNASTASYRTAYYLEVENDALQPAVDRLADAIAEPLLDPVNADRERHAVNAELTMARSRDGLRMAQVGAETLNPAHPGSLFSGGNLETLKDKPGSKLHDALKAFYQRYYSANLMKAVIYSNKPMDELQKIAVSTFGRVENRNATVPDITVPVVTDKQKGIIIHYVPAQPRKLLKIEFRIDNNSDKFRSKTDTLIAYLIGNRSKNTLSDWLQNHGLADSIDAGADPVIDRNGGVFSISVSLTDTGLANRDRVIAAVFSYLNKLRADGIDKRYFDEVAHVLNLDFRYPSITRDMDYIQWLVDTMLRVPIEDTLDASYIADRYDPAAIKARLDGMTPQNARIWFISPDEPHNKLAYFVDAPYQVDTITPQRFAAWQAASDKIDLSLPVLNPYIPDDFSLIKPGKKQAHPEELVNQPGLRIFYMPSQFYADDPKANITLALRNKAAMSTAKNQVLFAINDYLAGLALDELNSQASVAGISFSTSENDGVTFNASGFTQHLPELMKALLKGYASYQPDRQQLEQAKSWYLERLSSAEKGKAFELAIQPAQMLSQLPYTQRSERRSLVAGITLEDLQAYRKMLLQQSTPELMVVGNMTAAEATALGQDLKTHLDCEGDSWWHSQYIAIDKKTSANLQQQGSSTDSALAALYVPLGYEEYESIASSAMLSQIVQPWFYNQLRTEEQLGYAVFTFQMPVGRQWGIGFLLQSNVKQPAWLLTRFRAFYPVAEKRLREMSHEDFSQYQQAMINELKQRPQTLDEEAGRFSKDFDRENTRFDTREKVIARIQALTPQGLADFFHKAVIEPQGLTLLSQISGSQHKQADYAKPEGFTTWQEVSKLQQSFPVKS, encoded by the coding sequence ATGGGTCGTTATGCAGTCTGGATCGGCACGCTGGTTGTGCTGGTTAATTTGTGGAGCCCGCTAAGCCAGGCACAGTCGGGATGGCAACCTATCCCGGAAACCATCCGCAAAAGTGAAAAAGACCCGCGACAGTATCAGGCGGTCAGGCTTGATAACGGCATGACGGTGCTGCTGGTCTCCGATCCTCAGGCGACGAAATCCCTCGCCGCGCTGACATTGCCGGTAGGATCGCTGGAGAATCCGCGTAATCAACAGGGACTGGCGCATTACCTTGAGCATATGCTGCTGATGGGGTCGAAGCGTTATCCACAGCCTGATAACCTGGCTGAGTTTTTAAAGAGGCACGGCGGCAGTCACAATGCCAGTACCGCTTCTTACCGCACGGCCTACTATCTGGAAGTCGAAAACGACGCGCTGCAGCCTGCCGTCGATCGTCTTGCTGATGCCATTGCTGAACCGCTGCTGGATCCGGTTAATGCCGATCGTGAACGCCATGCGGTTAATGCTGAACTGACGATGGCCCGCTCACGCGACGGTCTGCGGATGGCCCAGGTTGGTGCGGAGACGCTTAATCCTGCGCATCCCGGGTCGCTATTCTCCGGCGGTAATCTGGAAACCCTGAAGGATAAACCGGGCAGTAAACTGCATGATGCGCTGAAAGCGTTTTATCAGCGCTATTACTCGGCGAATCTGATGAAAGCGGTCATTTACAGCAATAAGCCTATGGATGAGCTGCAAAAAATAGCCGTCAGTACCTTTGGACGCGTAGAAAACCGAAATGCGACGGTGCCGGATATCACCGTGCCGGTGGTGACCGATAAGCAAAAGGGCATCATTATTCACTACGTTCCGGCCCAGCCGCGTAAGCTGCTGAAAATTGAATTTCGTATCGACAATAATAGCGATAAATTCCGCAGCAAAACCGATACGCTGATTGCCTATCTTATTGGTAATCGCAGTAAAAATACGCTCTCTGACTGGCTACAAAATCACGGCCTTGCCGATTCAATTGATGCGGGAGCGGATCCGGTTATTGATCGGAATGGCGGCGTTTTCTCTATCTCCGTATCGCTAACGGATACCGGCCTGGCTAACCGTGACCGGGTGATTGCTGCCGTATTCAGCTACCTGAATAAACTGCGCGCCGACGGCATTGATAAGCGCTATTTTGATGAGGTCGCCCACGTTCTGAATCTGGACTTCCGCTACCCCTCAATTACCCGCGATATGGATTACATCCAATGGCTGGTCGATACCATGCTGCGCGTACCCATTGAAGACACGCTTGATGCCTCTTATATTGCCGATCGCTACGATCCTGCGGCGATTAAGGCGCGGCTGGACGGCATGACGCCTCAGAATGCCCGCATCTGGTTTATCAGTCCCGATGAGCCGCATAACAAACTGGCCTACTTTGTCGATGCGCCCTATCAGGTGGATACGATTACACCGCAGCGATTTGCCGCGTGGCAGGCCGCCAGCGATAAAATCGATCTTTCCCTGCCGGTGCTTAACCCCTACATTCCGGACGACTTCAGCCTGATAAAGCCCGGGAAAAAACAGGCTCACCCGGAAGAGCTGGTTAATCAGCCCGGCCTGCGGATATTCTATATGCCGTCGCAGTTTTACGCCGACGATCCTAAAGCCAACATCACGCTGGCGCTGCGGAATAAAGCGGCCATGAGCACGGCGAAAAATCAGGTGCTGTTCGCTATCAACGACTACCTGGCGGGTCTGGCGCTCGATGAGCTAAATTCACAGGCCTCAGTGGCCGGCATCAGTTTTTCTACCAGTGAAAATGATGGCGTCACCTTTAACGCCAGCGGCTTCACCCAGCATCTTCCCGAGCTGATGAAGGCGCTACTTAAAGGGTATGCCAGCTATCAGCCCGATCGGCAGCAGCTGGAGCAGGCTAAATCCTGGTATCTGGAGCGTCTCTCCTCCGCTGAAAAAGGTAAGGCGTTCGAGCTGGCTATTCAGCCTGCGCAGATGCTGTCACAGCTGCCTTATACCCAGCGGAGTGAACGCCGCAGCCTGGTAGCCGGTATCACGCTTGAGGATCTCCAGGCCTACCGAAAAATGCTGCTACAGCAGTCCACCCCGGAACTGATGGTGGTGGGCAACATGACGGCGGCAGAGGCGACGGCGCTGGGCCAGGATCTCAAAACCCATCTGGACTGCGAAGGCGACAGCTGGTGGCACAGTCAGTATATCGCCATTGATAAAAAGACCTCGGCCAATCTCCAGCAGCAGGGGAGCAGTACCGATTCGGCGCTGGCCGCCCTGTATGTTCCGCTGGGCTATGAAGAGTATGAAAGTATCGCCAGCAGTGCCATGCTCAGCCAGATCGTTCAGCCGTGGTTTTATAATCAGCTGCGTACCGAGGAGCAGCTGGGCTATGCGGTATTTACCTTCCAGATGCCGGTAGGACGCCAGTGGGGCATTGGCTTCCTGTTGCAAAGTAACGTTAAACAGCCCGCCTGGCTGTTAACGCGCTTCCGTGCGTTCTATCCGGTGGCGGAAAAGAGGCTGCGTGAGATGAGCCACGAGGATTTCAGTCAGTATCAGCAGGCCATGATTAACGAACTTAAACAGCGTCCGCAAACGCTGGATGAAGAAGCAGGACGCTTTAGCAAAGATTTCGATCGCGAAAACACCCGTTTCGATACCCGAGAAAAAGTGATTGCCCGTATTCAGGCGCTGACGCCGCAAGGTCTGGCAGACTTTTTCCATAAGGCGGTGATTGAACCACAGGGGCTGACGCTGCTGTCACAGATTTCAGGTAGCCAGCATAAGCAAGCGGACTACGCTAAACCTGAAGGTTTTACCACCTGGCAGGAAGTGTCGAAGCTACAGCAGTCGTTTCCGGTGAAAAGTTAA